In Mytilus edulis chromosome 7, xbMytEdul2.2, whole genome shotgun sequence, a single genomic region encodes these proteins:
- the LOC139481764 gene encoding uncharacterized protein — translation MTDRKLCSGCLRDDEENEAEAWCNDCLEEVCKTCAKVHRKFNPPHKVIPLHQVSNLSSSILKISKDCDVHTDQRTTLFCTQHDKVICDLCLSDNHKNCESIISIDRAAKGVKRGTALADLKSRIKHLNEMFPELLKCQTKDEKEFDRQRDKFLKQISTTRQQINKHLDQIEKETVDELNKQYKSTKQKMDEAKHKTQKGLEAVATWINELSSIESINNEGLLFQTIKVMDNKTHIEEINISELNKKHKIEFDPFDTNDLPVVLKSIGKISLAENQMHIPALQHNLQQIQEPVKSMEGEIQQTNSFLTSVLGSDVEISNGCFVSGKRLLLSHYKSPHIYVCGYDGNDVNRITLEHNQWDVAMIDDNQAIVTLQDKGFQILDLTTLTLGRCIRPGGRRECYVVTCSNDQIWTSDGAKTISQIDISGSILRSITANNIIRDFCIDNNDNIYYTTGSTSDYNVYRIIHDGQESIYFSHSDLIMPWGIDVYEKGNVYVGGLMSHNIHRISSDGKDHQIILTENDGIEYPWSLCYNNETKQLLFVNDNKTSVAMYNLP, via the coding sequence ATGACGGACAGAAAATTGTGTTCTGGATGTTTACGAGATGATGAAGAAAACGAGGCTGAAGCATGGTGCAATGACTGCTTAGAAGAGGTATGTAAGACATGCGCAAAGGTACACAGAAAATTTAATCCGCCGCATAAAGTAATACCACTTCACCAGGTCAGTAATCTTAGTTCTTCTATTCTGAAAATCAGTAAAGACTGTGATGTCCATACCGACCAAAGGACCACTCTGTTCTGTACCCAGCATGACAAGGTCATCTGTGATCTTTGTTTGTCCGACAACCATAAAAACTGCGAATCAATAATTTCCATAGATCGAGCAGCAAAAGGCGTTAAAAGAGGGACCGCCCTTGCAGATCTTAAGAGTAGAATTAAACACTTAAACGAAATGTTCCCTGAATTGTTGAAGTGTCAAACTAAAGATGAAAAAGAGTTTGATAGGCAAAGagataaatttctcaaacagatTTCTACCACCAGACAGCAGATTAACAAGCATCTAGATCAAATTGAAAAGGAAACGGTAGACGAATTGAACAAACAGTACAAATCAACCAAACAAAAAATGGATGAGGCAAAACATAAAACACAGAAAGGACTCGAGGCAGTAGCGACATGGATAAACGAATTGTCATCGATAGAAAGCATCAATAATGAAGGACTTTTATTTCAGACAATCAAAGTAATGGATAATAAAACACACATAGAAGAAATCAATATTAGCGAGCTCAATAAGAAACACAAAATAGAATTTGATCCATTTGATACAAATGATCTTCCCGTGGTACTTAAGTCTATAGGAAAGATTTCACTTGCAGAAAATCAAATGCACATACCCGCATTACAACACAATTTACAACAAATACAAGAACCAGTTAAGTCAATGGAAGGCGAAATACAACAAACTAATTCGTTTCTAACATCAGTTTTAGGATCAGATGTTGAAATTAGTAACGGTTGTTTTGTGTCCGGAAAGAGACTACTCTTGTCACATTACAAGTCACCACACATCTATGTATGTGGATATGATGGAAATGACGTAAACAGGATAACATTAGAACATAATCAATGGGATGTCGCTATGATCGACGATAATCAGGCAATAGTAACTTTACAAGATAAAGGATTCCAGATCTTAGATCTAACAACACTTACCTTAGGGAGATGTATCAGACCTGGAGGAAGAAGAGAATGCTATGTTGTGACATGTAGTAATGATCAGATATGGACGTCTGATGGAGCCAAAACTATAAGTCAGATTGATATCAGTGGTAGTATACTACGTAGTATAACAGCAAATAATATAATACGGGACTTTTGTATAGACAACAATGACAACATTTACTATACTACGGGCAGTACCAGCGACTATAACGTATACCGTATAATACATGACGGACAGGAGAGTATATACTTTAGTCATTCTGATCTCATTATGCCTTGGGGTATCGACGTATATGAAAAGGGTAATGTTTATGTAGGTGGACTGATGTCTCACAATATACACCGAATATCATCTGATGGAAAGGATCATCAAATCATACTTACAGAGAACGATGGAATAGAATATCCATGGAGTTTATGCTAcaacaatgaaacaaaacaaCTCCTCTTTGTCAACGATAATAAGACAAGTGTCGCCATGTATAATTTACCTTAG